A single window of Flavipsychrobacter sp. DNA harbors:
- a CDS encoding acyl-CoA dehydrogenase family protein, with protein sequence MDFSQTDTQLQITDMIRDFANKNIRPDMMEWDENQIFPVELFHKLGELGLMGVLVPEEYGGSGLSYFEYVTVVSEIAKVCSSIGLSVAAHNSLCTGHILYFGNEEQKKKYLPKLASGEWIGAWGLTEANTGSDAGNMRCVAERDGDDWVLNGTKNWITHGKSGNVAVVLARTGEPRAKSNVTAFIIERGTPGFSAGKKENKLGMRASETTELVFDNCRISDAQRMGEVGDGFRQAMQVLDGGRISIAALSLGIAKGAYEAALKYSKEREQFDQPISNFQAIAFKLADMKVKIEAAEALIYQASDMKNRGVKMTKESAMAKYYASEICVEIATDAVQIFGGYGYTKDFPVEKFYRDSKLCTIGEGTSEIQKLVISRDILK encoded by the coding sequence ATGGATTTTAGTCAAACAGATACTCAATTACAGATCACGGACATGATCCGTGATTTTGCTAACAAAAATATTCGTCCTGATATGATGGAATGGGACGAAAACCAGATATTCCCTGTCGAGCTATTTCACAAATTGGGTGAGTTAGGTCTTATGGGTGTATTAGTACCTGAAGAATATGGTGGCTCAGGTTTGAGTTATTTCGAATATGTAACTGTTGTAAGCGAAATTGCAAAAGTATGTAGCTCTATTGGTCTATCAGTAGCAGCGCACAACTCACTTTGCACAGGACATATTTTATACTTCGGTAACGAGGAGCAGAAGAAAAAGTATTTGCCAAAACTAGCAAGTGGTGAGTGGATAGGTGCTTGGGGATTGACTGAGGCAAATACAGGTAGCGACGCTGGTAATATGCGTTGTGTAGCAGAGCGTGATGGAGATGACTGGGTGCTTAATGGAACCAAAAACTGGATCACTCATGGTAAGAGTGGTAACGTAGCAGTAGTCTTGGCACGTACTGGTGAGCCGAGAGCTAAGAGTAATGTTACAGCGTTTATAATTGAACGTGGTACGCCAGGCTTCTCAGCTGGTAAAAAAGAAAATAAATTAGGTATGCGAGCATCGGAAACCACAGAGTTGGTATTTGATAACTGTCGTATATCAGACGCACAGCGTATGGGTGAGGTAGGAGATGGTTTCCGCCAAGCTATGCAAGTGCTGGATGGTGGTCGTATTTCTATTGCTGCATTGTCTTTAGGTATTGCTAAGGGTGCCTATGAAGCTGCTTTGAAATATTCCAAAGAGCGTGAGCAGTTCGACCAACCAATATCTAACTTCCAAGCAATAGCTTTCAAGCTGGCCGATATGAAGGTGAAGATAGAAGCTGCTGAAGCGCTTATCTATCAAGCTTCTGATATGAAGAATAGAGGGGTGAAAATGACAAAAGAATCAGCAATGGCTAAATATTATGCATCTGAAATTTGTGTAGAGATAGCTACAGATGCGGTACAGATATTTGGTGGTTACGGTTATACTAAAGACTTTCCTGTAGAGAAATTCTACCGCGACAGTAAGTTGTGTACTATTGGAGAAGGAACTTCAGAAATACAGAAACTGGTTATCTCCAGAGATATTCTAAAATAA
- the mutY gene encoding A/G-specific adenine glycosylase, with amino-acid sequence MKLTAQKTKYFTEQLMHWHEYENDRSLPWKEERNPYKVWLSEIILQQTRAEQGLPYFLRFTEQYPTIGSLAAAKDDDVFKLWQGLGYYNRCKNMLVAARYITAELGGVFPNTYEELLQLKGVGAYTAAAISSFAFGLPQAVVDGNVYRVLSRFWAIDTPIDTTEGKKLFTNLAEQLLDKKNSAKYNQAIMDFGATVCTPKLPNCALCPLAGKCAAQKQSMIHLLPIKSKKVKVKNRFFHYVIFHHQDDIWITKRGTGDIWENLYEPYLIEGAKILDEKEVVAALNKGKIKVGDLVYEGTLKQRLTHQLIQFQFYTCRVAKKENIEDGVWVKKEELKAYSFPKTLVSFFEKKLYF; translated from the coding sequence ATGAAGTTGACCGCTCAAAAAACTAAATATTTCACAGAGCAACTCATGCATTGGCATGAGTATGAGAATGATAGATCGCTACCTTGGAAGGAAGAGCGTAACCCTTATAAAGTGTGGCTCTCAGAAATAATATTGCAACAAACAAGAGCAGAGCAGGGATTGCCGTATTTTTTAAGGTTTACAGAGCAGTATCCCACTATAGGTAGCCTAGCTGCAGCCAAAGATGACGATGTGTTTAAACTTTGGCAGGGGCTAGGGTATTATAACAGGTGTAAGAATATGCTGGTAGCAGCAAGGTATATAACAGCGGAGCTGGGTGGTGTATTCCCTAACACATATGAAGAGTTGTTGCAATTAAAAGGGGTGGGGGCATATACTGCAGCCGCTATCAGCTCCTTTGCTTTTGGACTGCCTCAAGCAGTTGTAGATGGCAATGTATATAGAGTGCTATCCAGATTTTGGGCTATTGATACTCCTATAGATACTACTGAAGGGAAAAAACTATTTACAAACCTTGCAGAGCAACTGCTGGACAAAAAAAATAGCGCTAAATATAATCAAGCGATAATGGATTTTGGGGCAACTGTCTGCACTCCTAAGCTTCCAAACTGTGCTCTTTGTCCACTGGCTGGTAAGTGCGCAGCCCAAAAACAAAGTATGATTCACTTATTACCTATAAAATCTAAAAAGGTAAAAGTGAAGAACCGCTTTTTTCATTATGTGATTTTTCACCACCAAGATGATATATGGATAACTAAAAGAGGTACAGGTGATATATGGGAGAATCTATATGAACCCTATTTAATAGAAGGTGCTAAAATACTGGATGAGAAAGAAGTTGTAGCAGCACTAAATAAAGGTAAAATAAAGGTAGGTGACTTGGTGTATGAAGGCACTTTAAAACAAAGGTTGACACATCAGTTGATACAGTTTCAATTCTACACCTGTAGGGTTGCCAAAAAAGAAAATATAGAAGACGGGGTATGGGTTAAAAAAGAAGAACTCAAAGCCTATTCTTTTCCTAAAACCTTGGTTTCTTTTTTTGAAAAAAAGTTATATTTTTAA
- a CDS encoding transketolase encodes MELQQLKDTASQVRRDIVRMVHAVQSGHPGGSLGCTEYLVALYFHIMKRNPEFDMDGKGEDIFFLSNGHISPVFYSVLARSGYFPIEELNTFRKLNTRLQGHPTTHEGLPGVRIASGSLGQGLSVAAGAALSKKMNGDDRLVFSLHGDGELQEGQNWEAILFAAHHKIDNLIATVDWNGQQIDGATKDVMNLGDLKAKFDTFGWHTITLEKGNDMAEVVKTLEAAKAETGKGKPVVILMHTEMGSGIDFMEGTHEWHGIAPNDEQLANALGQVAETLGDY; translated from the coding sequence ATGGAGTTGCAACAACTAAAAGACACTGCGTCTCAAGTGCGCAGAGATATAGTACGTATGGTTCATGCTGTACAAAGCGGACACCCAGGAGGTTCTCTAGGCTGTACAGAATACCTTGTAGCCTTGTATTTCCACATCATGAAACGTAATCCAGAGTTTGACATGGATGGCAAAGGTGAAGATATTTTCTTCTTGTCTAATGGTCATATATCTCCGGTATTTTATAGTGTATTAGCTCGTTCCGGCTACTTCCCAATAGAGGAATTAAACACTTTTAGAAAGCTTAACACTCGTTTGCAAGGGCACCCTACCACTCACGAAGGACTGCCTGGTGTGCGTATAGCAAGCGGTTCTTTAGGACAAGGGCTTAGTGTTGCTGCAGGTGCTGCATTAAGTAAAAAAATGAATGGTGATGACAGACTTGTATTCTCACTTCATGGCGATGGTGAATTGCAAGAAGGACAAAACTGGGAAGCAATACTATTTGCAGCTCATCATAAAATAGACAACCTTATAGCTACAGTAGACTGGAATGGTCAGCAAATAGATGGTGCAACCAAAGATGTAATGAACCTTGGCGATCTAAAAGCTAAGTTTGATACATTCGGCTGGCATACCATTACTCTTGAGAAAGGTAATGACATGGCAGAAGTTGTAAAGACACTTGAAGCTGCTAAGGCGGAAACTGGCAAAGGCAAGCCGGTTGTAATACTTATGCATACCGAAATGGGTAGTGGTATAGACTTTATGGAAGGCACGCACGAATGGCATGGCATTGCACCTAACGATGAGCAATTAGCAAATGCACTTGGTCAAGTTGCTGAAACACTTGGTGATTACTAA
- a CDS encoding single-stranded DNA-binding protein encodes MRGVNKVVLIGNLGRDPELQYLEGNIAVAKFPLATTETFKDKNGNLVSQTEWHTVVLWRGLAELAQKYLHKGSLVYIEGKLRTRNWEDKDKNKRFSTEIVGDNLVMLDKRKDGHSEHGDSSYKTDAPDMDGDDDKDLPF; translated from the coding sequence ATGAGAGGAGTTAATAAAGTAGTATTGATTGGCAATTTAGGTCGCGACCCGGAATTACAATATTTAGAGGGTAATATAGCAGTAGCAAAATTCCCATTGGCTACTACAGAGACGTTTAAAGACAAGAACGGTAATCTAGTTTCACAAACAGAGTGGCACACTGTGGTTTTATGGAGAGGGCTCGCAGAATTGGCCCAGAAATATCTACACAAAGGAAGTTTAGTATATATAGAAGGGAAGTTAAGAACGAGAAATTGGGAGGATAAGGATAAAAACAAGCGATTTAGTACTGAGATAGTGGGAGATAATCTGGTAATGCTGGATAAAAGGAAAGATGGGCATAGCGAGCATGGGGATAGTTCCTATAAAACCGATGCTCCTGACATGGATGGCGATGACGATAAAGATCTGCCATTTTAA